The Oryza glaberrima chromosome 9, OglaRS2, whole genome shotgun sequence genome includes a window with the following:
- the LOC127784538 gene encoding uncharacterized protein LOC127784538, giving the protein MVPVNPTTPVAAKSRSMEHVPTVHASENSPSPPPENPTIAQVLDNQTQMMTMMMQQMQQQYHQVLQQVQQQAQQQQQNLQFGPPPPQSKLLEFLRVKPPTFSSTTNPIEANDWLHSIEKKLNLLQCNEQEKVAFATHQLQGPASVWWDNYMVIRPARTEVTWSEFCQSFNKAQVPEGIMAQKKREFRSLQQGTRTVIEYLHEFNRLARYAPEDVHTDAERQEKFLSSLDDELTNQLISRDYEDFEKLVDKAIRQEEQCNKMNCKRKAAQFRTPQGKYQKPRFTMGHQGGPSTMIIRQHRPYHPGSFNKNHHSGSHNNSEQHSLNPTPSSLKIPAQSVQPALPEQPKRLGEKPELCFNCNQPGHTVGKCPKPRRAGPKFLQARVNHASAEEAQSAPEVILGTFPINSTPAVILFDSGATHSFISKRFAGAHGLSLVKLKIPMRVHTPGGGMTTTHYCPSVIVEIQGLIFPANLILLESKDLDVILGMDWLTRHRGVIDCASRTIKLTNVKGEVVTFQSPVPQKPAISLNQAAGEEQKVVVEKTTKKLEDIPIVREYPEVFPDDQTTMPPKRDIEFRIDLVPGTALIHKRPYRMGANELAEVKKQVDEQLQKGYIRPSTSPWGAPVIFAEKKDKTKRMCVDYRALNEVTVKNKYPLPRIDDLFDQLKGATVFSKIDLRSGYHQLRIHEEDIPKTTFITRYGLFECTVISFGLTNAPAFFMNLMNKVFMEFLDKFVVVFIDDILIYSKSEGELEQHLRLVLEKLKEHQLYAKFSKCDF; this is encoded by the coding sequence ATGGTTCCCGTGAATCCAACAACGCCAGTGGCAGCGAAGAGCAGATCAATGGAGCACGTGCCAACAGTGCATGCATCTGAGAACAGTCCGTCTCCACCGCCCGAGAACCCAACAATTGCTCAGGTGTTGGACaatcagactcagatgatgacaatgatgatgcaacagatgCAGCAACAGTACCATCAGGTGTTGCAGCAGGTGCAGCAGcaagcacagcagcagcagcagaacctGCAGTTTGGTCCTCCACCCCCTCAGTCCAAACTGTTAGAATTTCTTCGTGTCAAGCCACCcactttctcaagcaccaccaacccaatcGAGGCCAACGACTGGCTTCATTccattgagaagaagctgaatCTTTTGCAATGCAACGAGCAAGAGAAGGTTGCTTTTGCTACACACCAGCTGCAAGGTCCCGCTTCTGTTTGGTGGGACAACTACATGGTGATCCGTCCAGCTAGGACAGAGGTTACTTGGTCAGAGTTTTGTCAGAGTTTCAATAAGGCACAGGTTCCTGAGGGAATCATGGCacagaagaagagagagttccGTTCCCTGCAACAAGGAACCAGAACAGTTatagagtatttgcatgagttcaaCCGCCTCGCGCGCTACGCCCCTGAGGACGTGCATACCGATGCCGAGAGGCAGGAGAAGTTTCTGTCTAGTCTTGATGATGAATTGACCAACCAGTTGATCTCTAGAGATTATGAGGACTTTGAGAAGCTGGTGGATAAGGCTATCCGCCAGGAGGAGCAGTGTAACAAAATGAACTGTAAGAGGAAGGCAGCTCAGTTCAGGACTCCCCAGGGCAAGTATCAGAAGCCTCGTTTCACGATGGGACATCAGGGTGGACCTTCCACCATGATTATCCGGCAGCACCGTCCCTACCACCCGGGTAGCTTCAATAAGAACCACCATAGTGGCAGTCACAACAACAGTGAGCAGCACAGCCTCAACCCTACTCCGAGTTCACTAAAGATTCCAGCTCAATCAGTTCAGCCAGCTCTGCCAGAACAGCCCAAGAGGTTGGGAGAAAAGCCCGAACTCTGCTTCAATTGTAACCAACCCGGACACACGGTTGGAAAGTGCCCGAAGCCAAGACGTGCTGGACCCAAGTTTCTtcaggctcgtgtcaatcatgcgTCTGCAGAGGAGGCGCAGTCAGCACCTGAGGTTATATTGGGCACATTTCCTATCAACTCGACACCGGCAGTAATATtgtttgattctggtgcaactcATTCCTTCATTTCTAAGCGTTTTGCTGGTGCACATGGGTTATCTTTAGTGAAGCTGAAGATACCTATGCGAGTTCATACTCCTGGAGGAGGCATGACCACAACTCACTATTGCCCGTCAGTGATAGTTGAAATCCAAGGGTTGATTTTTCcagccaacctcattcttctcgaATCCAAGGACCTAGATGTCATACTTGGAATGGATTGGTTGACAAGGCACAGAGGAGTGATTGATTGCGCTAGCCGCACCATCAAGTTGACCAATGTGAAAGGAGAAGTGGTAACCTTCCAGTCTCCAGTGCCGCAGAAGCCAGCGATCAGTTTAAACCAGGCTGCGGGTGAAGAACAAAAGGTAGTAGTGGAGAAAACCACTAAGAAGTTGGAGGATATTCCCATAGTCAGAGAGTATCCAGAGGTTTTTCCGGATGATCAGACAACAATGCCACCAAAAAGGGATATCGAGTTCCGGATTGACTTGGTACCTGGAACTGCACTGATCCACAAGAGGCCTTACAGAATGGGAGCCAACGAGTTGGcggaagtcaagaagcaagttgaTGAACAGTTACAGAAGGGATACATCCGCCCGAGCACGtcgccttggggtgctccggttatctttgcggaaaagaaagacaaaaccaagaggatgtgcgtcgacTACCGCGCACTCAATGAGGTTACTGTTAAGAACAAGTACCCTTTGCCAAGGATTGATGATCTGTTTGATCAGCTGAAAGGAGCTACGGTGTTctctaagatagacctgcgatcaggctatcaccagttgaggatccacgaagaggatattccaaagacaACATTCATCACTCGGTACGGGTTGTTCGAATGCACAGTTATATCTTTCGGACTCACCAACGcacctgccttcttcatgaatttgatgaacaaggtgtttatggaatttctggacaagtttgtCGTGGTTTTCATCGATGATATACTAATCTACTCCAAGTCCGAGGGAGAACTTGAGCAGCATCTTCGGTTGGTACTCGAAAAGTTAAAAGAGCACCAgctatatgccaagttcagcaagtgtgacttctgA